The following are encoded together in the Leeia speluncae genome:
- a CDS encoding helix-turn-helix domain-containing protein, producing MTEALAADLEHDVSLDRVSLGKEIRSLRKARGKKLSELASATGRSISFISQLERGNAESSISDLRRIAHALGVPLGWFLITENKPSLEIGRVVRSHARRRLGEGVGGLSEELLSPHIGGSFETFLTTIQPGTTIPESCRETEEECFVLQGQLEICIGGHTFTVTEGDTFRIAGEPYHWKNTGDIETKIIWIISPPIY from the coding sequence ATGACTGAAGCATTAGCCGCAGACCTAGAACATGACGTTTCTTTAGACCGAGTATCACTTGGGAAGGAAATCCGAAGTCTCAGGAAGGCTAGAGGTAAAAAGCTGAGTGAATTAGCATCAGCCACAGGCCGATCAATTAGCTTCATTAGTCAACTAGAAAGAGGCAATGCGGAAAGTTCAATATCTGACCTGCGCAGAATTGCACATGCCCTTGGTGTTCCACTTGGGTGGTTTCTAATTACAGAAAATAAACCTAGCTTAGAAATTGGCCGCGTTGTTAGATCACATGCACGAAGACGGCTTGGTGAAGGTGTTGGCGGTCTATCTGAAGAGTTACTCTCGCCACATATTGGAGGTTCTTTTGAAACCTTCTTAACAACAATTCAACCCGGCACAACGATTCCAGAATCTTGCAGAGAAACAGAAGAAGAATGTTTTGTTTTGCAAGGGCAATTGGAGATTTGCATTGGCGGGCATACTTTTACCGTAACCGAAGGGGATACCTTTCGAATTGCTGGAGAGCCCTATCACTGGAAAAATACGGGGGACATTGAAACAAAAATTATCTGGATCATATCACCCCCGATTTACTAA
- a CDS encoding NAD(P)H-dependent oxidoreductase has protein sequence MSKKLVIVAHPDLSVSRINSSLISSISGMDDVEVAKLYSKYPEEKLDIVAEQKLIEQFDSIILQFPMQWYSCPSLLKKWIDDVFTDGWAYGSRYVLEGKQLSIAVTTWSKASDYQKEGRYRRTLEELTSPFEVLAFRINMKYGKPFFISGVGDIDDDQLANYGRLYKEYLENI, from the coding sequence TTGTCAAAGAAGCTAGTTATTGTTGCACATCCTGATTTAAGTGTGTCTAGGATTAACTCTAGTTTAATTAGCAGCATATCCGGTATGGATGATGTTGAAGTAGCCAAGCTATATTCAAAATATCCTGAAGAGAAGCTTGATATTGTTGCGGAACAGAAATTAATTGAACAGTTTGACAGTATTATTTTACAGTTCCCAATGCAGTGGTACAGCTGTCCATCTCTATTAAAGAAATGGATTGATGACGTGTTCACAGATGGATGGGCATACGGTTCAAGATATGTACTTGAAGGTAAGCAACTCAGTATTGCTGTTACTACTTGGTCAAAAGCTTCTGATTATCAAAAAGAGGGTCGCTACCGCAGGACATTAGAAGAGCTGACAAGCCCTTTTGAGGTGTTGGCTTTTAGAATCAACATGAAGTATGGCAAGCCGTTTTTCATCAGTGGTGTAGGTGACATTGATGATGACCAGCTTGCTAATTATGGGCGCTTGTATAAAGAGTATTTAGAAAATATCTAA
- a CDS encoding aldehyde dehydrogenase family protein, whose product MKNQLFIDGKWVSPIHGGTQEIFNPATGNLLHVVAVASEHDVDIAVKAARRAFDKDGWSTLPGSERAKYLRKMAEIIRRRLPELAELEVKDNGKPRPEAEWDIGDAAGCFEYYAKLAEELDTNNKSDIQLSDDRFTSKVVREPLGVVGAIVPWNYPLLMASWKVAPALAAGCTVVLKPAEVTPLTSLELAAVAEEAGLPAGVLNVLTGRGSVAGQAIVDHPLVDKLAFTGSGPVGSRIMASASKDVKRVTLELGGKSPLIVFPDSDIAKAVEWVMFGIFWNQGQVCSATSRVLVHEEIYQSFLDRLVAEAKKITIGNGLDAGILLGPLVSETQHRNVSNAVLKAKEDGAKVLTGGGRPANMEQGYFFEPTVLTDVPLNSEAWIEEIFGPVVCVRPFATEQEAVELANDSRFGLAAAVMSQNNELAERVAANLRAGVVWINCSQPTFTEAPWGGYKQSGIGRELGPWGLDNYLETKQITAYVSDAPWGWYIK is encoded by the coding sequence ATGAAAAATCAACTATTTATTGATGGAAAATGGGTTTCTCCAATTCATGGCGGCACACAAGAGATTTTTAATCCTGCAACGGGCAACTTGCTTCACGTTGTAGCGGTTGCCTCAGAGCATGATGTCGATATTGCAGTTAAAGCTGCTCGTAGAGCATTTGATAAGGATGGTTGGTCAACCTTACCAGGTAGTGAACGTGCGAAATATCTTCGTAAAATGGCCGAAATTATTAGACGACGCTTACCTGAGTTAGCTGAGCTGGAAGTGAAAGATAATGGTAAGCCAAGACCAGAAGCTGAATGGGACATTGGTGATGCGGCAGGTTGCTTTGAGTATTATGCAAAGTTAGCTGAAGAGTTAGATACAAATAATAAATCAGATATTCAATTATCTGATGATCGCTTTACCTCCAAAGTGGTACGTGAGCCGCTTGGGGTCGTCGGTGCAATTGTTCCATGGAATTACCCTCTATTAATGGCTTCATGGAAGGTTGCTCCTGCATTGGCTGCGGGATGTACGGTTGTGTTAAAACCAGCTGAAGTTACTCCGCTAACTTCTCTAGAATTAGCCGCCGTTGCAGAAGAGGCTGGATTACCGGCTGGTGTACTGAATGTTCTAACTGGGCGTGGTTCTGTTGCTGGTCAGGCGATTGTTGATCATCCTTTAGTTGATAAGCTTGCCTTTACTGGTTCTGGCCCTGTTGGTTCTCGCATTATGGCTTCAGCATCTAAAGATGTGAAGCGTGTAACCTTAGAGCTAGGTGGTAAATCTCCATTAATCGTGTTCCCTGATTCTGATATTGCGAAAGCAGTTGAATGGGTAATGTTCGGTATTTTCTGGAACCAAGGTCAGGTTTGTTCTGCAACCTCTAGAGTGCTTGTTCACGAAGAGATCTACCAATCGTTCCTTGATCGTTTAGTTGCAGAAGCGAAGAAAATTACCATTGGTAATGGCCTAGATGCCGGTATTTTATTGGGACCTTTAGTATCAGAGACACAACATCGCAATGTTTCTAATGCGGTACTGAAAGCAAAAGAAGATGGTGCGAAGGTTCTGACAGGCGGTGGTCGTCCAGCGAATATGGAGCAGGGTTACTTCTTCGAGCCAACTGTCTTAACAGATGTTCCATTAAACAGCGAAGCTTGGATTGAGGAAATTTTTGGACCAGTGGTTTGTGTAAGACCATTTGCTACAGAGCAAGAAGCTGTTGAACTTGCGAATGACTCTCGCTTTGGATTGGCTGCTGCTGTGATGAGTCAAAACAATGAACTAGCTGAGCGTGTAGCAGCTAATTTACGTGCAGGTGTTGTTTGGATTAATTGTTCACAACCTACCTTTACTGAGGCGCCATGGGGTGGCTACAAGCAATCCGGTATTGGACGTGAATTAGGCCCATGGGGATTGGATAATTATTTAGAAACCAAACAAATTACCGCGTATGTAAGTGATGCGCCATGGGGTTGGTACATTAAATAA
- a CDS encoding ABC transporter permease produces the protein MDAIQVSPGSYFVPFLSWLNINFHGLFAEVAIFFDALIRAIVHVFTFFSGQTTILIIAFLIMFLSGWRSALVWSIGMLICLSLGMWEATVPTLAIILLSVIFSVIVGVPMGVLISKNKFLRIAIQPILDMMQTLPPWVYLVPAVILYGLGVVPALISTVIYGVPPLIRLTILAMTQIPENRIELGSAIGATERTIFWKIKLPSAMPTLLIGINQCVLFSLGMVVLAGLVGAGGLGSEVTRGLSRMEFGLGMRASLAIVILAVVLDRVFRNAIPKKYLIKS, from the coding sequence ATGGATGCTATTCAGGTTTCACCAGGTTCTTACTTTGTTCCATTTTTGTCGTGGCTGAATATTAACTTTCATGGTTTGTTTGCTGAAGTAGCAATTTTCTTCGATGCATTAATCAGAGCAATTGTTCACGTCTTTACTTTCTTTTCAGGACAAACAACGATTCTCATCATCGCATTCTTGATCATGTTTTTATCAGGATGGAGAAGTGCGCTGGTGTGGTCAATTGGTATGTTGATTTGTTTAAGTTTAGGTATGTGGGAAGCAACCGTTCCAACACTCGCGATTATTTTATTGTCGGTAATTTTCTCCGTCATTGTCGGGGTTCCGATGGGGGTTCTGATTTCTAAAAACAAATTTTTGCGTATCGCCATTCAGCCAATTTTAGACATGATGCAGACATTGCCTCCTTGGGTGTACTTAGTTCCCGCTGTGATTTTATACGGTTTAGGCGTGGTGCCAGCGTTGATCTCTACGGTGATCTATGGGGTACCACCTCTGATTAGGCTAACCATTTTAGCGATGACACAAATACCTGAAAACCGTATAGAACTTGGTTCTGCAATTGGTGCGACAGAACGTACGATTTTCTGGAAGATAAAATTACCTTCAGCGATGCCTACTTTATTAATTGGTATTAACCAGTGTGTGCTGTTTTCATTAGGAATGGTTGTTTTAGCAGGACTTGTCGGTGCCGGTGGACTTGGTTCCGAGGTCACTCGTGGGCTATCTAGAATGGAATTTGGTTTGGGCATGCGCGCAAGTCTTGCAATTGTGATTCTTGCAGTGGTGCTTGATCGAGTGTTTAGAAATGCAATTCCTAAGAAGTATTTAATTAAGTCGTGA
- a CDS encoding ABC transporter permease, giving the protein MVDVIPIFDQVIEESLSWLTDNAGDVFNGISAVLNGSFNLLNHVFQGFNWMVFILVIGIYGFFFVSRIFGVVASLGLWLCQAMGLWSETMTTLTLVISSTFLALLFAIPLGILLGLTTKFIRWADVVLDFIQTMPPYIYLLPGIALLGFGPATAMWATWLVAIPPALRLTAHGISITPIQFNELGTSIGLTGISHLFKIRVPFAVPSIFAGINQSLMLSFSMVVIAGIAGSGGLGQVIYDSVRSLQIDKAVDAGLAIVVVTIVLDRITQRFGMKERSK; this is encoded by the coding sequence ATGGTAGACGTAATACCAATATTTGATCAGGTTATCGAGGAAAGCCTATCTTGGCTTACTGATAACGCAGGTGACGTTTTTAATGGCATTAGTGCAGTCCTAAATGGATCATTTAATTTGCTAAACCATGTTTTTCAAGGTTTCAATTGGATGGTTTTTATTTTAGTGATTGGTATTTATGGGTTTTTCTTTGTAAGTCGAATCTTTGGAGTAGTTGCAAGTCTCGGCTTATGGTTATGTCAAGCAATGGGACTGTGGTCTGAAACAATGACTACATTGACATTAGTGATTAGCTCGACTTTCCTTGCCTTATTATTTGCTATTCCACTAGGAATTTTATTGGGATTAACCACTAAGTTTATTCGGTGGGCTGATGTTGTCTTGGATTTTATTCAAACAATGCCACCGTATATATATCTTTTGCCAGGTATTGCTTTGTTAGGCTTTGGACCTGCAACAGCAATGTGGGCTACATGGTTAGTTGCTATTCCTCCTGCACTTCGTCTAACTGCGCATGGCATCAGTATTACGCCAATTCAGTTTAACGAATTAGGGACATCCATTGGTCTAACAGGCATATCTCATCTATTTAAAATTCGAGTGCCATTTGCAGTCCCATCGATTTTTGCAGGGATTAATCAAAGTTTGATGCTCAGTTTTTCAATGGTAGTTATTGCTGGAATTGCTGGTTCGGGCGGTCTTGGACAAGTGATTTATGACTCAGTGCGTTCCCTACAAATTGATAAAGCTGTAGATGCTGGTTTAGCCATTGTGGTTGTCACGATTGTGTTAGATCGGATTACCCAACGCTTTGGAATGAAAGAAAGGAGCAAATAA
- a CDS encoding quaternary amine ABC transporter ATP-binding protein — protein MERDGEIIKSHWRHISYMSPMISFRTLQHQLDGSKKMMNETNLVKQKAAVECKGVWKIFGNQSPKSIEAAKSGRYEKDQLLKEFGCVAAVAGANFSIAEGETFCIIGLSGSGKSTLIRHFNRLIEPTSGEVIVRGKDICKLKAAELRDLRSRVIGMVFQQVALLPYRTVLQNVMLTLEVQGCNSTISKEKSLAALETVGLKNWADRYPRELSGGMQQRVGIARALAANPDVLLMDEPFSALDPLIRKQLQIEFRQLSTSLKKTTIFITHDIEEAIRIGDRIAIMREGKIIQIGTPEEIALHPVDDYVANFMEGVSRLKLVKAHSVMEAVNSSELESLSSCTKADVNASLEELIDASIGSHSDKLAIVENHEIVGVVSRETLLKSVRASH, from the coding sequence ATGGAGCGTGATGGCGAAATAATAAAAAGTCATTGGCGGCATATTTCATATATGTCGCCAATGATTAGCTTCAGAACATTACAGCACCAATTAGATGGAAGTAAGAAAATGATGAATGAAACCAATCTCGTTAAGCAAAAGGCTGCCGTTGAATGTAAGGGTGTTTGGAAAATCTTTGGTAATCAAAGTCCAAAAAGTATTGAAGCAGCAAAAAGTGGCCGCTACGAGAAGGATCAATTACTAAAAGAATTCGGATGTGTCGCGGCAGTTGCCGGTGCGAATTTCTCTATTGCAGAAGGTGAGACGTTCTGCATTATTGGTCTATCTGGAAGTGGTAAGTCTACATTAATCAGACATTTCAACCGTCTAATTGAACCGACTAGTGGTGAAGTAATTGTCCGTGGTAAGGATATTTGCAAACTTAAAGCCGCAGAACTGAGAGACTTGCGCTCAAGAGTTATTGGAATGGTTTTCCAACAAGTTGCACTTTTACCTTACCGGACAGTTTTACAAAACGTTATGTTAACCCTTGAGGTTCAAGGGTGTAATTCAACAATCAGTAAAGAAAAAAGTTTAGCGGCGTTAGAGACTGTTGGCCTTAAAAACTGGGCAGATCGCTATCCTCGAGAGTTATCTGGCGGTATGCAACAGCGGGTGGGTATTGCCCGTGCATTAGCAGCTAACCCAGATGTATTGTTGATGGATGAGCCATTTAGTGCTTTAGATCCTTTAATTCGCAAACAATTACAAATCGAATTCCGTCAGTTATCTACTTCTCTTAAGAAAACAACCATCTTTATTACTCATGATATTGAAGAGGCTATCAGGATTGGCGACAGAATCGCCATTATGAGAGAAGGCAAGATTATTCAAATCGGCACACCTGAGGAAATTGCATTACATCCAGTCGATGATTATGTCGCTAACTTCATGGAAGGTGTCTCTAGATTAAAATTAGTAAAAGCTCACTCAGTGATGGAGGCGGTAAATTCCTCTGAGCTAGAGAGCCTTTCTTCTTGTACGAAAGCAGATGTTAATGCTTCTCTTGAAGAGTTAATTGATGCATCTATTGGTTCTCATTCTGACAAATTAGCCATCGTTGAGAATCATGAAATTGTTGGTGTTGTAAGTCGTGAAACTTTGTTGAAGTCAGTCCGGGCTTCTCATTAA
- a CDS encoding glycine betaine ABC transporter substrate-binding protein — translation MRKIFKLTVASLILGMSFCATAADKGVIKLGTLGWEDVNSISMVSKKFLESQGYKVQVTTFADWGIAYSALARGDVDTMVTFVNYAAADYWTKNKDKLEKVSNISFGLRQGIVVPAHMPITSIEQLNSVKDQVGGKIIGIEPGSGLMRETQEAIKQYALNYTLVDGSTAAMTAQLQSSTERKQPLVTVLWKPSWMEQKYKVKFLDDPKGVFAPPQAYTVIAKKGFSAQNPKAREALASIFVPIEDVGSISTELKNGKTMDQAVNNWWKTHGELVSKWSVMAK, via the coding sequence ATGCGCAAGATTTTTAAATTGACAGTAGCATCTTTAATTCTTGGTATGAGTTTCTGCGCAACTGCAGCAGACAAGGGTGTTATCAAATTAGGTACCCTTGGTTGGGAAGATGTAAATTCAATTTCAATGGTCAGCAAAAAATTCTTAGAGAGCCAAGGCTATAAAGTACAAGTAACTACATTTGCCGACTGGGGTATTGCTTATAGTGCTCTAGCACGTGGCGATGTAGATACCATGGTGACATTTGTTAACTACGCCGCAGCGGATTACTGGACAAAGAATAAAGATAAATTAGAAAAAGTATCAAACATTTCATTTGGTTTGCGCCAGGGTATTGTTGTTCCAGCTCACATGCCAATTACTTCGATCGAGCAGTTGAATTCAGTTAAAGATCAAGTGGGTGGCAAAATTATTGGTATTGAACCTGGTTCTGGTTTGATGCGCGAAACCCAAGAGGCGATTAAACAATACGCTCTAAATTATACGTTGGTAGATGGTAGTACTGCAGCGATGACCGCGCAATTGCAATCTAGCACTGAGCGTAAACAACCATTAGTAACTGTACTTTGGAAGCCATCTTGGATGGAACAGAAGTACAAAGTGAAATTCTTAGATGATCCTAAGGGTGTATTTGCTCCTCCACAAGCCTATACAGTTATTGCTAAAAAAGGTTTCTCTGCACAAAACCCTAAAGCACGTGAAGCATTGGCAAGTATTTTTGTACCGATTGAAGATGTAGGCAGCATCAGTACAGAACTTAAAAATGGCAAAACAATGGATCAAGCCGTAAATAACTGGTGGAAAACCCATGGTGAACTTGTTTCTAAATGGAGCGTGATGGCGAAATAA
- a CDS encoding dihydrodipicolinate synthase family protein, translating to MADLSGINLAMQTTFNADGSINFSAYEELIEQYLADGVHGLVLGAGTGQHPYLTEQECNKLYEIGIKRINGRCNVICQTSALNVDEVIRRSKHAEANGADALMVLPPYFEGPTDDDGLFSFYEELDSAIKVDVVGYNIPQSTGIAVSVPLLLRLAELPSFNYIKDSGGDMTTHQQYLQTSVKVLNGADTIAPFAFMGGAVGAIQGTANYMPKEAVKLYNLIKEKKLEEALELWKLMLPSVLLLWTGNYLPMVLKAAHLRGYGTGNLRKPLRAISAQEELALKEAIAPLLK from the coding sequence ATGGCAGATTTGTCAGGCATCAATTTAGCAATGCAAACCACGTTCAATGCCGATGGTTCAATTAACTTTAGCGCATATGAAGAACTTATTGAACAGTATTTGGCTGATGGTGTGCATGGTTTGGTCTTAGGGGCGGGTACCGGTCAGCATCCATATTTGACTGAACAAGAGTGTAATAAGTTATATGAAATTGGCATTAAGCGTATCAATGGACGTTGTAATGTAATTTGCCAAACCTCTGCTTTAAATGTGGATGAAGTGATTCGCCGTTCTAAGCATGCAGAAGCCAATGGTGCAGATGCGTTGATGGTTTTGCCTCCATATTTTGAAGGTCCAACCGATGATGATGGCTTATTTTCTTTCTACGAAGAATTAGATTCTGCAATTAAAGTAGATGTTGTTGGATATAACATTCCTCAATCAACTGGAATTGCTGTTTCAGTACCTCTTTTATTACGTTTAGCTGAACTACCAAGCTTTAATTATATTAAAGACAGTGGTGGTGATATGACTACACACCAACAATACTTACAAACATCTGTGAAAGTATTAAATGGTGCAGATACGATTGCTCCATTTGCTTTTATGGGCGGCGCAGTTGGTGCAATTCAAGGTACAGCAAATTACATGCCTAAAGAGGCTGTAAAACTTTACAACTTGATTAAAGAGAAAAAACTAGAAGAAGCATTGGAATTGTGGAAGCTAATGTTGCCTTCAGTGCTTTTACTGTGGACCGGTAATTATTTGCCAATGGTACTGAAAGCCGCTCATTTACGTGGATATGGCACCGGCAACTTGCGTAAGCCACTACGTGCAATTAGCGCACAAGAAGAGTTGGCTTTGAAAGAAGCAATTGCTCCATTACTGAAATAA
- a CDS encoding NAD(P)/FAD-dependent oxidoreductase, which yields MVVQNKSINVKPPQMEPTDSGWYLTSGDELPLIKQNGDVTCECLVIGAGWMGLHAARRYAELRPEAKVVLVDAGRIGNNASGRCMGFAIDLSHNPRKQDFVEDDQGNRDELYVNTEGNEYLKQAVEELGVDCDWDPQGKYHSAATESGVNDLKMFSKALDRMGQKYSWVEKDQMKEMTGSNHYIKALHHPGTILIQPAKYLKNMARVLPSNVTVLENTVVKKATFDKSQHTFETQSGIIRAKKVIICTAGYLQNFGFYPNSAIPVYTFASMTRQLTEHELAQVGNKNAFGLIPANSFGTTVRRTVDNRLFLRNVYHYADHFKTTEETVMNARKHQQISFERRWPDLASMGFVASWGGLLTLSQNGGMVWGELAPNVYGAAYCNGTGISRGTGFGKAIAELALGMNSRSIDILKRKAPPSRGYPRIITSLGVKFVTGWRFKQAGKEI from the coding sequence TTGGTAGTTCAGAATAAAAGTATTAACGTAAAGCCACCACAAATGGAGCCGACAGACTCTGGCTGGTATCTGACATCTGGTGATGAGTTGCCTTTAATTAAGCAAAACGGTGATGTGACTTGTGAGTGCTTGGTAATTGGTGCTGGTTGGATGGGGTTGCATGCTGCGCGCAGATATGCAGAACTTCGTCCAGAAGCAAAAGTAGTACTAGTGGATGCTGGGCGTATTGGAAATAACGCTTCAGGTCGTTGCATGGGTTTCGCTATTGATCTCTCTCATAATCCACGTAAGCAAGATTTTGTGGAAGATGATCAGGGTAACCGTGACGAGTTATACGTTAATACAGAAGGTAATGAATATCTAAAACAAGCTGTTGAAGAGCTTGGTGTAGATTGCGATTGGGATCCTCAAGGTAAATACCATAGCGCGGCCACCGAAAGTGGTGTTAATGACCTGAAAATGTTTTCAAAAGCACTTGATCGCATGGGCCAGAAATATAGCTGGGTCGAAAAAGATCAAATGAAAGAGATGACCGGCAGCAATCATTATATTAAAGCGCTGCATCATCCTGGCACAATCTTAATTCAACCAGCAAAATATTTGAAAAATATGGCGCGGGTTTTACCTTCTAATGTAACTGTACTTGAAAATACGGTTGTCAAAAAAGCTACTTTTGATAAGTCGCAACATACGTTTGAAACCCAAAGTGGAATCATCCGTGCGAAAAAAGTCATTATCTGTACAGCTGGCTATTTGCAGAACTTTGGCTTCTATCCAAATTCCGCTATTCCCGTTTACACATTTGCAAGTATGACTCGTCAATTGACTGAACATGAATTGGCACAAGTCGGCAATAAAAATGCATTTGGTTTGATTCCTGCAAATAGTTTCGGGACAACAGTTCGAAGAACTGTTGATAACCGCTTATTCCTACGCAATGTTTATCACTATGCGGATCACTTCAAAACGACAGAAGAGACCGTGATGAACGCAAGAAAACATCAACAAATTTCTTTTGAACGTCGATGGCCTGATCTAGCTTCTATGGGGTTTGTCGCTAGCTGGGGCGGTCTATTAACACTTTCACAAAACGGTGGAATGGTTTGGGGCGAGTTAGCGCCAAACGTTTATGGTGCCGCTTATTGTAATGGCACAGGGATTTCTCGTGGTACTGGATTTGGCAAAGCAATCGCTGAACTAGCGCTAGGCATGAACTCTAGATCTATTGACATTCTGAAACGTAAAGCACCGCCAAGCAGAGGCTATCCACGGATTATTACATCCCTTGGAGTGAAGTTTGTTACTGGTTGGCGTTTTAAACAAGCAGGTAAAGAAATTTAA
- a CDS encoding DMT family transporter, with amino-acid sequence MRDSYASEKSNMMAKTRSIFLAKASILLIPLLWSVNYYVARKAPGVIPPYMLTLIRWGIGAFVLTLLSMKEIFQFRHEICRNIHKYIIQGFCGMVVCGAWVYIGAQSTSAMNIALIYAAAPVLIAVGSFICLKERLQPYQLLGILIALLGMIHVIVKGQWQALSNLEFVIGDIWIVAATISWAVYSVLQSIWVSPLSGKAHLAVVTCASLPMIIIGTLIEAQNVGTPVINLYGVWLAFAAAIFPGVLAYLIYIWAQQQIGPNKVAITFYLGPLYASAIAWLVLNESMHLFHLQAALFILSGVYLVSRGKV; translated from the coding sequence GTGCGAGATAGCTATGCAAGCGAAAAATCAAACATGATGGCAAAGACTCGATCAATTTTTTTAGCCAAAGCCTCTATTTTGCTTATCCCTTTGCTTTGGTCTGTTAACTATTATGTTGCAAGAAAAGCACCTGGAGTGATTCCCCCCTACATGCTCACACTGATCAGATGGGGGATTGGAGCCTTTGTTCTTACGCTGTTATCAATGAAAGAGATTTTCCAATTCCGGCATGAGATTTGCCGTAACATCCACAAATACATCATTCAAGGATTTTGTGGGATGGTTGTCTGCGGTGCATGGGTCTATATAGGAGCCCAATCAACCTCCGCAATGAACATCGCACTAATCTATGCTGCAGCCCCGGTATTAATTGCTGTGGGCTCATTTATTTGCTTGAAAGAACGTCTCCAACCATATCAACTTCTTGGAATTCTGATTGCTCTTTTGGGAATGATCCATGTCATTGTGAAAGGCCAATGGCAGGCATTAAGTAATCTTGAGTTTGTAATCGGAGATATATGGATAGTTGCCGCAACAATTTCTTGGGCAGTTTATAGTGTGCTTCAGTCTATCTGGGTAAGTCCATTAAGTGGTAAAGCTCATCTCGCTGTAGTTACCTGTGCATCATTACCTATGATTATCATTGGTACTCTCATTGAAGCTCAAAATGTAGGCACACCAGTAATTAATCTCTATGGTGTTTGGCTTGCTTTTGCCGCTGCGATTTTCCCTGGTGTATTAGCCTACTTAATATATATATGGGCACAGCAGCAGATTGGGCCTAACAAGGTTGCAATCACCTTTTATCTCGGACCACTATATGCATCTGCTATCGCTTGGCTCGTGTTGAATGAATCCATGCACCTCTTCCATCTCCAGGCAGCGTTATTCATCCTATCAGGGGTCTACTTAGTCTCTCGAGGAAAAGTGTAA
- a CDS encoding AzlC family ABC transporter permease yields MSTAFRQSFVESAKQYLPITIGQLPWAIAAGSVLKSVGLSFWECVGMTVIVYSGTAQLGTITLIMAGTSQWLIALAACAFSIRFLLFSALIAPAFENSSKKMRLFASYILIDGVIAIYSNTILSEKDKAKRYGVYLGPSLLNVVTWLAGTTAGVLFADQIPEKYHFEFMATIVLSVLLAPAFRQLKSLIVCLVSGLTACLFINLPMRTGFFVAILAGIFTGALLERLQKKTS; encoded by the coding sequence ATGTCAACCGCATTCAGGCAATCCTTCGTGGAGTCTGCAAAACAGTATCTGCCAATCACTATTGGTCAACTTCCCTGGGCCATTGCAGCTGGTAGTGTTTTAAAATCTGTTGGATTAAGCTTTTGGGAATGTGTTGGCATGACAGTTATTGTATATAGCGGAACGGCTCAGCTTGGCACAATTACCTTAATCATGGCGGGAACATCTCAATGGCTTATCGCTCTTGCCGCATGCGCTTTTAGCATACGTTTCCTCTTGTTTAGTGCCTTAATAGCACCAGCATTTGAAAACAGTAGCAAAAAAATGCGGCTTTTTGCTTCATATATTCTTATAGATGGCGTGATTGCAATTTATAGCAATACAATTTTATCTGAGAAAGATAAGGCAAAACGATATGGTGTCTACTTAGGACCATCACTTCTGAATGTGGTTACTTGGCTGGCAGGTACAACAGCAGGCGTGCTATTTGCCGATCAAATCCCTGAAAAATATCATTTCGAGTTTATGGCGACTATAGTACTTAGCGTATTACTCGCCCCTGCATTTAGGCAATTAAAATCATTGATTGTTTGTCTAGTGAGTGGATTAACTGCGTGTTTGTTCATCAATCTACCTATGAGAACCGGCTTTTTTGTCGCAATCTTGGCAGGTATCTTCACTGGCGCACTCTTAGAACGGCTTCAAAAGAAAACATCATGA
- a CDS encoding AzlD domain-containing protein — MNNNSIYLWSSFLIVGLVTFILRGSFIVAGKRLSLPDEMKKYLSYAPSAALASIIGPELFMPQGKLVLLSGETLAAFIAMGSVFVFKKNWVPFVIGLICLLAFNA, encoded by the coding sequence ATGAATAACAACTCTATATATTTATGGTCTAGTTTTTTAATTGTTGGCCTAGTAACTTTTATTCTAAGAGGGAGCTTTATCGTGGCGGGTAAGCGATTGTCCTTGCCTGATGAAATGAAAAAATATCTTAGCTACGCACCTTCAGCAGCACTTGCAAGTATCATTGGTCCAGAATTATTCATGCCACAAGGAAAACTAGTATTACTTAGTGGAGAAACACTAGCAGCATTCATTGCGATGGGAAGTGTGTTTGTTTTTAAAAAAAATTGGGTTCCATTTGTTATTGGGCTAATTTGCTTA